The following coding sequences are from one Pseudomonas mendocina window:
- a CDS encoding nicotinamidase → MKIASFDVDAQKGFTPLCPNELPVPDGDSIVPALNQLASRTQLRIGSKDAHSPKAAWVVDNHADMLQFLPMANADLTWVSHCVPGTTGFELLDDLPAPLDYDYFVWKGVEPDLHPYGACYHDLAEKRSTGVIEFLRQNGVDLILVGGLALDYCVKTTALQLRRAGFEVIVHLPACRAIADDTAQAACREMQDRGITLTASLEQLDMALAKETQG, encoded by the coding sequence ATGAAGATTGCCAGTTTCGATGTCGATGCCCAGAAAGGCTTCACTCCGCTTTGCCCGAACGAGCTTCCGGTACCCGATGGCGACAGCATCGTTCCCGCGCTCAACCAACTGGCCAGCCGTACTCAACTGCGCATCGGCAGCAAGGATGCCCACAGCCCGAAGGCCGCCTGGGTAGTCGACAATCACGCCGACATGCTGCAGTTCCTGCCCATGGCCAACGCCGACCTGACCTGGGTCAGCCACTGCGTACCCGGTACAACGGGTTTCGAATTGCTCGACGACCTGCCCGCACCGCTGGATTACGACTACTTCGTGTGGAAAGGCGTGGAACCGGATCTGCACCCTTACGGCGCCTGCTATCACGACCTGGCCGAGAAGCGCAGCACGGGCGTGATCGAATTTCTCCGGCAAAATGGCGTCGACCTGATACTGGTGGGCGGCCTGGCACTGGACTACTGCGTCAAGACCACTGCCCTGCAACTGCGCCGCGCCGGCTTCGAGGTGATCGTTCACCTGCCAGCCTGCCGCGCCATCGCCGACGACACCGCCCAGGCAGCCTGTCGCGAGATGCAAGACCGCGGCATTACCCTGACCGCCAGCCTGGAACAGCTGGATATGGCCCTGGCCAAGGAGACCCAAGGATGA
- a CDS encoding NUDIX domain-containing protein, with product MSAAEVLAGVDIVALRLSEEGALQVLLVRRGREPFAGQWALPGVLVNGRCADVSLDAAAARALADKAKLQPQYLEQVATVGNGVRDPRGWSLSTCYLALLAPDAIPPDDNLRFVDLQGLMTGQQALPFDHAQLVRLAFERLQGKSVYSSLPLYLLASRFTVTEALCAFQACLGQPVQHTTLRGRLERMKAQGWISETGEKNYPKMGRPQNLLEHRPVAAGAFIFDRSLLA from the coding sequence ATGAGTGCTGCAGAAGTTTTGGCGGGGGTCGATATCGTCGCGTTGCGCCTGAGTGAGGAGGGCGCGCTGCAGGTGCTGCTGGTACGTCGTGGGCGCGAACCCTTCGCGGGTCAATGGGCGTTGCCCGGAGTGCTGGTCAATGGTCGTTGCGCTGACGTCAGCCTGGATGCTGCAGCAGCACGAGCGCTGGCCGACAAGGCGAAACTGCAGCCGCAGTATCTGGAGCAGGTGGCGACGGTGGGCAATGGTGTCCGGGATCCGCGTGGTTGGTCGCTCAGTACCTGTTATCTGGCACTGCTGGCGCCGGACGCGATACCGCCTGATGACAACCTGCGTTTCGTCGACCTGCAGGGGCTGATGACAGGTCAGCAGGCGCTGCCTTTCGATCATGCGCAGTTGGTTCGCCTGGCTTTCGAGCGCTTGCAGGGCAAGTCGGTGTATAGCTCGCTGCCGCTTTATCTATTGGCGTCGCGTTTCACCGTTACCGAGGCTTTGTGCGCGTTCCAGGCCTGTCTGGGCCAACCGGTACAGCACACCACGCTGCGCGGGCGACTGGAACGCATGAAGGCGCAAGGCTGGATCAGCGAGACTGGCGAGAAGAACTACCCGAAGATGGGGCGGCCGCAGAACCTGCTGGAGCATCGGCCAGTGGCAGCAGGCGCCTTTATCTTCGACCGCAGCTTGTTGGCCTGA
- a CDS encoding LEA type 2 family protein, with the protein MFSQAQMIRIISLLMFFGLTFGLAGCSTWMTGGFKDPDVQLIKVDVIKARLLEQEFRLRFRIDNPNGVSLPVRGLDYNVHLNGILLAEGHSNEWFTVPAHGHHTFEVPVRTNLWRHVRQVVKMLEKPDTPIRYTLKGEVKTGMLFGRSVHMSRNGEIIPGDFIPE; encoded by the coding sequence ATGTTTTCTCAGGCGCAAATGATAAGAATTATCAGCCTATTGATGTTTTTCGGCCTGACTTTTGGCCTTGCAGGATGCTCTACCTGGATGACAGGTGGATTCAAGGACCCGGATGTCCAACTCATCAAAGTTGATGTCATCAAGGCCAGACTGCTCGAACAGGAGTTCCGTCTGCGCTTTCGTATCGACAACCCCAATGGGGTAAGCCTTCCCGTACGCGGGCTGGACTACAACGTCCACCTCAATGGCATCCTGCTTGCCGAAGGCCACTCCAACGAGTGGTTCACCGTTCCCGCTCACGGCCACCACACTTTCGAAGTTCCGGTGCGCACCAACCTCTGGCGCCATGTCAGGCAGGTGGTAAAAATGCTGGAAAAACCCGACACACCAATCCGCTATACCCTCAAGGGTGAAGTCAAAACCGGCATGTTGTTCGGTCGAAGCGTGCACATGTCGCGCAATGGCGAGATAATTCCTGGCGATTTCATCCCCGAATAA
- the pncB gene encoding nicotinate phosphoribosyltransferase has translation MSNSIFADRIVQNLLDTDFYKLTMMQAVLHNYPNAEVEWEFRCRNAEDLTPYLAEIRYQIERLSELSLTVDQLAFLERIPFIKPDFIRFLSLFRFNMRYVHTSIEDGQLNIRLRGPWLHVILFEVPLLAIISEVRNRYRYREVLLEQAAERLYEKLDWLRAEATDDELAGFQLADFGTRRRFSYRVQEQAVRILKRDFPGRFVGTSNVHLAREFELKPIGTMAHEWLMAHQQLGPRLIDSQIAALDCWVREYRGQLGIALTDCITMDAFLGDFDLYFAKLFDGLRHDSGDPLVWAEKAIAHYEKLGIDPMSKTLVFSDGLDLQKSLQLYRALSGRIHVSFGIGTNLTCDIPGVEPMNIVIKMIACNGQPVAKISDTPGKTQCRDENFVSYLKHVFRVTQ, from the coding sequence ATGAGCAACAGCATCTTCGCCGACCGCATCGTGCAGAACCTGCTCGATACCGATTTCTACAAGCTGACCATGATGCAGGCGGTGCTGCACAACTACCCCAACGCCGAAGTCGAATGGGAGTTCCGCTGCCGCAACGCCGAGGATCTGACGCCTTACCTGGCCGAAATTCGCTACCAGATCGAGCGCCTGAGCGAGTTGAGCCTGACCGTCGACCAACTCGCCTTCCTCGAGCGAATTCCGTTCATCAAGCCGGACTTCATCCGTTTCCTCAGCCTGTTCCGCTTCAACATGCGCTATGTGCACACCAGCATCGAAGACGGCCAGCTGAATATCCGCCTACGTGGCCCCTGGTTGCACGTGATCCTCTTCGAAGTCCCGCTGCTGGCCATCATCAGCGAGGTGCGCAACCGTTACCGCTATCGCGAAGTGCTGCTGGAGCAGGCTGCCGAGCGCCTGTACGAGAAGCTCGACTGGCTACGCGCCGAAGCCACTGACGACGAGCTGGCCGGTTTCCAATTGGCGGATTTCGGCACCCGCCGGCGCTTTTCCTATCGGGTTCAGGAGCAGGCCGTACGCATCCTCAAGCGCGACTTCCCAGGGCGCTTCGTCGGCACCAGCAATGTGCACCTGGCCCGTGAATTCGAACTCAAGCCGATCGGCACCATGGCCCACGAATGGCTGATGGCCCATCAGCAACTCGGCCCGAGGCTGATCGACAGCCAGATCGCCGCGCTGGACTGCTGGGTACGCGAGTACCGTGGCCAACTGGGGATCGCCCTCACCGACTGCATCACCATGGATGCCTTCCTGGGTGATTTCGATCTGTACTTCGCCAAGCTGTTCGATGGCCTGCGCCACGATTCGGGCGACCCGCTGGTCTGGGCAGAAAAAGCCATCGCCCACTACGAGAAGCTGGGCATCGACCCCATGAGCAAGACCCTGGTGTTCTCCGACGGCCTCGATCTGCAGAAGTCGCTACAGCTCTATCGTGCACTTTCCGGGCGAATCCACGTAAGCTTCGGCATTGGCACCAACCTGACCTGCGACATCCCTGGCGTCGAACCGATGAACATCGTGATCAAGATGATCGCCTGCAACGGCCAACCCGTAGCGAAGATCTCCGACACGCCGGGCAAGACCCAGTGCCGCGACGAGAACTTCGTCAGCTACCTGAAACACGTCTTTCGCGTCACCCAGTGA
- a CDS encoding OmpA family protein, with protein sequence MRQPHLLLPSLLAGLALCLPAHAISFQTRLESVEWKVEGDKFECRLTQPISNFGSGEFVRRAGEQVTFRLKARERWMGAGSATLLAAAAPWQPGRGDINLGVVSVGNGEVPFNSSQEQGARLLTGLLEGRSPLVRHRTLNGGDNLEVRLLPVKFHKAYDDYQACTANLLPVNFDQIRQAQIGFPGGGIDLDPMAKAKLDIIIDFVKADPTINSFQIDGHADNSGNRLTNRDLSRRRALAVQEYLVAGGVPVEQITMRFHGERYPLAPNNSEANRAKNRRATLRLERVPAPEAPPQSAPQAAPPSTPVDPAGSTPS encoded by the coding sequence GTGCGCCAGCCTCATCTCCTCCTTCCCAGCCTGCTGGCCGGCCTGGCCCTGTGTCTGCCGGCACACGCCATCAGCTTCCAGACGCGTCTGGAGAGCGTGGAGTGGAAGGTCGAGGGGGACAAGTTCGAGTGCCGGCTCACTCAGCCGATCAGCAACTTCGGCAGCGGCGAGTTCGTGCGCCGAGCTGGCGAGCAGGTCACCTTCCGTCTCAAGGCGCGCGAGCGCTGGATGGGGGCCGGTTCTGCCACGTTGCTGGCAGCTGCAGCGCCCTGGCAGCCGGGGCGTGGCGATATCAACCTGGGTGTGGTCAGCGTCGGCAATGGCGAGGTGCCGTTCAACAGTTCGCAGGAGCAGGGCGCGCGTTTGCTCACCGGCCTGCTCGAAGGCCGCAGTCCGCTGGTGCGCCACCGCACGCTGAACGGCGGCGACAACCTGGAAGTGCGCCTGCTACCGGTGAAGTTTCACAAGGCCTATGACGATTACCAGGCCTGTACCGCCAACCTGCTGCCAGTCAATTTCGACCAGATTCGTCAGGCGCAGATCGGCTTTCCAGGTGGCGGCATCGATCTCGATCCGATGGCCAAGGCCAAGCTCGATATCATTATCGACTTCGTCAAGGCTGACCCGACCATCAACAGCTTCCAGATCGACGGGCATGCCGACAACAGCGGCAATCGCCTGACCAACCGCGATTTGTCGCGCCGCCGGGCATTGGCCGTGCAGGAGTATCTGGTGGCCGGTGGTGTGCCGGTCGAGCAGATCACCATGCGCTTCCATGGTGAGCGTTACCCGCTGGCGCCGAACAACAGCGAAGCCAATCGAGCCAAGAACCGCCGGGCCACCTTGCGCCTGGAACGTGTGCCAGCCCCCGAGGCTCCGCCACAGAGCGCCCCGCAGGCGGCACCACCGAGTACACCGGTCGACCCGGCTGGAAGTACCCCCTCCTGA
- a CDS encoding argininosuccinate synthase, whose translation MADVKKVVLAYSGGLDTSVILKWLQDTYNCEVVTFTADLGQGEEVEPARAKAQAMGVKEIYIDDLREEFVRDFVYPMFRANTVYEGEYLLGTSIARPLIAKRLIEIANETGADAISHGATGKGNDQVRFELGAYALKPGVKVIAPWREWDLLSREKLMDYAEKHAIPIERHGKKKSPYSMDANLLHISYEGGVLEDTWTEHEEDMWRWTKSPEAAPDTPTYIELTYRAGDIVAIDGKELSPATVLAELNRIGGENGIGRLDIVENRFVGMKSRGCYETPGGTIMLKAHRAIESITLDREVAHLKDELMPKYASLIYNGFWWSPERLMLQQMIDASQANVNGVVRLKLYKGNVIVTGRKSDDSLFDANIATFEEDGGAYNQQDAAGFIKLNALRMRIAAGKGRKLV comes from the coding sequence ATGGCGGACGTCAAAAAGGTAGTTCTGGCCTATTCCGGTGGCCTGGACACCTCGGTGATCCTCAAGTGGCTGCAAGATACCTATAACTGTGAGGTGGTGACCTTCACCGCTGACCTCGGTCAGGGCGAGGAGGTCGAGCCGGCCCGCGCCAAGGCTCAGGCCATGGGCGTCAAGGAAATCTACATCGACGACCTGCGCGAAGAATTCGTGCGTGATTTCGTCTACCCGATGTTCCGCGCCAACACCGTCTATGAAGGCGAGTACCTGCTGGGTACCTCCATCGCCCGTCCGCTGATCGCCAAGCGCCTGATCGAAATCGCCAATGAGACTGGCGCCGACGCCATTTCCCACGGCGCCACCGGCAAGGGTAACGACCAGGTGCGTTTCGAGCTGGGTGCCTATGCACTGAAGCCGGGCGTGAAGGTCATCGCTCCGTGGCGCGAGTGGGATCTGTTGTCGCGCGAGAAGCTGATGGACTACGCCGAGAAGCACGCCATCCCGATCGAGCGTCACGGCAAGAAGAAGTCGCCGTACTCCATGGATGCCAACCTGCTGCACATCTCCTATGAAGGCGGCGTGCTGGAAGACACCTGGACCGAGCACGAAGAAGACATGTGGCGTTGGACTAAGTCGCCGGAAGCGGCGCCTGATACTCCGACCTACATCGAGCTGACCTACCGTGCTGGTGACATCGTCGCCATTGACGGCAAGGAATTGAGCCCAGCCACCGTGCTGGCCGAGCTGAACCGCATCGGCGGCGAGAACGGCATCGGCCGTCTGGACATCGTCGAGAACCGTTTCGTCGGCATGAAGTCCCGCGGCTGCTACGAAACCCCCGGCGGTACCATCATGCTCAAGGCTCACCGAGCCATCGAGTCGATCACCCTGGATCGCGAAGTGGCTCACCTGAAAGACGAGCTGATGCCGAAATACGCCAGCCTGATCTACAACGGTTTCTGGTGGAGCCCGGAGCGTCTGATGCTGCAGCAGATGATCGACGCCTCCCAGGCCAACGTGAACGGTGTGGTACGCCTGAAACTGTACAAGGGCAACGTTATCGTCACCGGCCGCAAGTCCGACGACTCGCTGTTCGACGCCAACATCGCGACCTTCGAGGAAGATGGCGGCGCCTACAACCAGCAGGACGCGGCGGGCTTCATCAAGCTCAATGCCCTGCGCATGCGCATCGCTGCCGGCAAGGGCCGCAAGCTGGTCTGA
- a CDS encoding DUF6231 family protein, with protein MTASLSSRTPQQALAALLARYTPEKLLLLGASELPALSAFQNAHPQCRVTTAPAAPLAPEVAAQRFDLALLVDCLEHLPKREGLQLLGGIRNLNASRVAVLVDLQAGDWQETDFFALAMQASEQFQREGQTLHLFTYDLLDYKQVPDWLNAKFWANPENFGKYWW; from the coding sequence ATGACTGCCAGCCTAAGTTCCCGTACGCCACAGCAGGCCCTGGCCGCGCTGCTCGCCCGTTATACGCCCGAGAAACTGCTGTTGCTCGGAGCAAGCGAATTACCCGCGCTCAGCGCTTTCCAGAACGCTCATCCACAGTGTCGTGTCACTACTGCACCAGCTGCTCCGCTGGCGCCTGAAGTGGCCGCACAGCGATTCGACCTCGCCCTATTGGTCGATTGCCTGGAGCACCTGCCCAAACGCGAGGGTCTGCAACTGCTCGGCGGCATCCGCAACCTCAATGCCAGCCGAGTCGCCGTACTGGTCGACCTGCAGGCCGGCGATTGGCAAGAAACCGACTTCTTCGCCCTGGCCATGCAAGCAAGCGAGCAATTCCAGCGCGAAGGACAGACCCTGCATCTGTTCACCTATGATCTGCTCGATTACAAGCAAGTTCCCGACTGGTTGAACGCAAAGTTCTGGGCCAACCCGGAAAACTTCGGCAAGTACTGGTGGTAA
- the nadE gene encoding ammonia-dependent NAD(+) synthetase: MSNRQAEIAAALDVVPPFADEAALVAEIERRKTFIKNTLKQSGLKVLVLGISGGVDSTTAGRLAQLSVEELRAETGDQGYRFIAVRLPHNAQHDEHDAQDSLKFIRADENDTVNIAGSVNGLGEQVTHLQKLSDARRDFVVGNIKARIRMVAQFAIANANNGLVIGTDHAAEAVMGFFTKFGDGACDLAPLSGLVKNQVRAIAKHLGAPQHLVQKTPTADLEELRPGKPDEEAHGVTYAEIDAFLHGEKVSDEAYATIVRTYDATRHKRELPLVP, from the coding sequence ATGAGCAACCGCCAAGCCGAAATCGCCGCCGCCCTCGACGTGGTGCCGCCTTTCGCCGATGAAGCTGCCCTGGTGGCGGAAATCGAACGACGTAAGACCTTCATCAAGAACACCCTCAAGCAATCCGGCCTGAAAGTGCTGGTGCTGGGTATCAGCGGTGGCGTGGACTCCACCACCGCTGGGCGCCTGGCTCAGTTGTCGGTCGAGGAGCTGCGCGCCGAAACCGGCGACCAGGGCTACCGCTTCATCGCCGTGCGCCTGCCGCACAACGCGCAGCACGATGAACACGACGCGCAGGATTCGCTGAAATTCATTCGCGCCGACGAGAACGACACCGTCAACATCGCCGGCAGCGTCAATGGTCTGGGCGAACAGGTCACGCACCTGCAAAAGCTCAGCGATGCGCGCCGTGACTTCGTGGTCGGCAACATCAAGGCACGCATCCGCATGGTCGCGCAGTTCGCCATCGCCAACGCCAATAACGGCCTGGTGATCGGCACCGACCATGCTGCCGAAGCGGTGATGGGCTTCTTCACCAAGTTCGGTGACGGCGCCTGCGACCTCGCCCCGCTCTCCGGCCTGGTAAAGAACCAGGTTCGCGCCATCGCCAAACACCTCGGCGCGCCACAGCATCTGGTGCAGAAGACGCCGACCGCCGACCTGGAAGAATTGCGCCCCGGCAAGCCGGACGAGGAAGCGCATGGCGTGACCTACGCCGAAATCGATGCCTTCCTACATGGCGAGAAGGTCAGTGACGAGGCCTACGCCACCATCGTGCGCACCTATGACGCCACTCGCCACAAACGCGAACTGCCGCTGGTTCCTTGA
- a CDS encoding YchJ family protein, translating into MNPLDPNCPCGSGNPLSQCCGQYHDGAFAPSAELLMRSRYSAYVLGQVDYLVATTLPAQQSALDRTAMTAWSAQSTWLGLEVESSDVFGGQPEHAQVTFTARWHDQQGEHSHRERSAFVQIDARWYFIDPTVPLKAGRNDPCPCQGGQKFKKCCAAYLGT; encoded by the coding sequence ATGAATCCACTCGACCCCAACTGCCCTTGCGGGAGCGGCAACCCGCTGAGCCAATGCTGTGGTCAATACCACGACGGTGCTTTTGCCCCCAGTGCCGAACTGCTCATGCGCTCGCGCTACAGCGCTTATGTTCTAGGCCAGGTGGACTATCTGGTCGCAACTACCCTGCCAGCTCAACAAAGTGCACTGGATCGCACCGCCATGACTGCCTGGAGCGCTCAAAGCACCTGGCTGGGCCTGGAGGTGGAAAGCAGTGATGTATTCGGCGGCCAACCCGAGCACGCTCAGGTCACCTTTACCGCACGCTGGCATGACCAGCAGGGTGAGCACAGCCATCGCGAACGCTCGGCCTTCGTGCAGATCGACGCACGCTGGTACTTCATCGATCCGACCGTACCGCTGAAAGCCGGGCGCAATGACCCCTGCCCCTGCCAGGGCGGACAAAAGTTCAAGAAGTGCTGCGCCGCCTACCTCGGCACCTGA
- the gloA gene encoding lactoylglutathione lyase: MRLLHTMLRVGDLDRSIAFYTEVLGMTLLRRKDYPDGQFTLAFVGYGDEAHNSVIELTHNWGVQSYELGTGYGHIALEVEDVHKACADIRSRGGKITREPGPMKHGTRVLAFVEDPDGYKIELLSPSRPA, from the coding sequence ATGAGACTGCTGCATACCATGCTGCGCGTCGGCGATCTGGACAGATCCATCGCCTTCTACACCGAAGTGCTGGGCATGACCCTGCTGCGGCGCAAGGACTATCCGGATGGTCAGTTCACCCTCGCGTTCGTCGGCTACGGCGACGAAGCGCACAACAGCGTGATCGAACTGACCCATAACTGGGGCGTGCAGAGCTATGAGCTGGGCACTGGCTATGGGCACATTGCGCTGGAGGTGGAGGATGTTCACAAAGCATGTGCCGATATCCGCAGCCGGGGCGGCAAGATCACCCGCGAGCCTGGGCCGATGAAGCACGGCACGCGGGTGCTGGCCTTCGTCGAAGACCCGGACGGCTACAAGATCGAACTGTTGTCGCCGTCGCGCCCGGCTTGA
- a CDS encoding penicillin acylase family protein, protein MRTLACLTLAVSLTGLAGCQSLLNSRYADSVPPTRGVERVKGIAESASVRRNALGMPLIESGTFHDALFTLGYVHAGDRLSQMVGMRLLAQGRLAELTGPGALEMDRFMRAVNLKKSAEILYADASPRLKRFFEVYSRGVNAYIFRYRDRLPMDLAEAGYRPEYWKPEDSVLLFCLLNFGLAVNLQEEIAALTMAQQVGADKLPWLLPIYPDEPLPFAEAEKLAGLNLKGQLPGLQAISRTAAQIAEQHMLGVAASNNWAITPERSRGGKSLLANDTHLPLSMPSLWNFVQIRSPKYQAAGVSLAGVPAVVAGYNGKLAWGMTMVMGDNQDIYLERIKREGSRLMYQADGKWLPVMERQETFFIRGQRPIRETLYETRNGPLLNSVLGERKHALQPLPLQSGYGLALKTTQFERDKSLDAFFDLSRAQSVDQAFEAAREIRAMPLNIVFADAQHIGWQVTGRYPNRREGRGLLPSPGWDERYAWDGFADPMLHPYDQDPPQGWLGTANERSVPPGYGMQLSSSWYYPERAERIAQLAGNGRHDGRSMIAMQYDQTSPFVAKLQTMFNDPAMHDPLRQAIAALPAGQRERADEALKRLLAFDGKLTASSADAAIYGAFLHESARQIFLDELGPDTSPAWKALVETANTSYSAQADHLLGRPDSPFWDDIRTPQKEDKPAILARSLAASIELLESRLGNERRNWQWGKLHTYEWVTDTTRMAPYMSASQRTSINALKGYLDRGPYPAGGDHSTLNVSAYAWGQDFNTALIPAMRIVVDFAADEPLVGVNSSGQSGNPASPHYADGIESWLKGGYMSFPFKSQNLDKVYGNQRLLLMPGK, encoded by the coding sequence ATGCGCACGCTGGCCTGCCTGACCCTTGCAGTTTCACTGACCGGCCTTGCCGGCTGCCAGTCTCTGCTCAATAGCCGCTATGCCGACAGCGTGCCGCCGACTCGCGGAGTGGAGCGCGTCAAAGGCATCGCCGAGAGCGCATCGGTCAGGCGCAACGCCCTTGGCATGCCACTGATCGAGTCGGGTACATTCCATGACGCACTCTTTACCCTCGGCTACGTGCATGCGGGTGATCGCCTCAGCCAGATGGTCGGCATGCGCCTGCTCGCCCAGGGACGCCTGGCGGAGCTAACCGGACCAGGTGCGCTGGAAATGGATCGATTCATGCGCGCGGTGAACCTCAAGAAGAGCGCAGAAATCCTCTACGCCGACGCATCGCCACGCCTCAAGCGCTTCTTCGAGGTCTACTCACGCGGCGTCAACGCTTACATCTTCCGCTATCGCGATCGTCTGCCGATGGATCTGGCCGAGGCCGGCTATCGACCCGAATACTGGAAGCCCGAGGATTCGGTACTGCTGTTTTGCCTGCTCAACTTCGGCCTGGCGGTGAATCTCCAAGAAGAAATCGCCGCACTGACCATGGCCCAGCAAGTGGGAGCTGACAAGCTGCCTTGGCTGCTGCCAATCTACCCCGATGAGCCCCTGCCCTTCGCCGAGGCGGAAAAACTCGCGGGCCTGAATCTCAAAGGTCAGCTGCCTGGGCTGCAGGCGATTTCCCGAACCGCCGCGCAGATCGCCGAACAACACATGCTTGGCGTCGCCGCCTCAAATAACTGGGCTATCACCCCCGAACGCAGCCGTGGTGGCAAAAGCCTGCTGGCCAACGACACTCACCTGCCGCTGAGCATGCCTTCGCTGTGGAATTTCGTGCAGATCCGCTCGCCCAAATACCAGGCCGCAGGAGTCTCCCTGGCTGGCGTACCGGCCGTTGTGGCCGGCTACAACGGCAAGCTGGCCTGGGGCATGACCATGGTCATGGGCGACAATCAGGACATCTACCTCGAACGCATCAAGCGTGAAGGCAGTCGCCTGATGTACCAGGCCGACGGCAAATGGCTGCCGGTCATGGAACGCCAGGAAACCTTCTTCATTCGTGGCCAACGCCCCATCCGCGAAACGCTCTACGAAACCCGCAATGGCCCGCTGCTCAACTCGGTACTGGGTGAGCGCAAGCACGCCCTGCAACCGCTACCTCTACAGAGTGGTTATGGCCTGGCGCTGAAGACCACCCAGTTCGAACGTGACAAGAGCCTCGATGCCTTCTTCGACCTGTCCCGGGCGCAGTCGGTCGACCAGGCCTTCGAAGCGGCGCGGGAAATCCGCGCCATGCCACTCAACATCGTCTTCGCCGACGCCCAGCACATCGGCTGGCAGGTCACCGGCCGCTATCCGAACCGCCGCGAAGGTCGCGGCCTGCTTCCATCCCCTGGCTGGGACGAGCGCTATGCCTGGGACGGCTTCGCCGATCCGATGCTGCATCCCTACGACCAGGATCCACCACAAGGCTGGCTGGGCACTGCCAACGAACGCAGCGTACCGCCAGGTTATGGCATGCAGCTGTCGAGCTCCTGGTATTACCCTGAGCGCGCCGAGCGCATCGCCCAACTGGCCGGCAACGGTCGCCACGATGGCCGCAGCATGATCGCCATGCAGTACGACCAGACCTCGCCCTTCGTCGCCAAACTGCAAACCATGTTCAACGACCCGGCCATGCACGACCCGCTGCGCCAGGCCATTGCCGCCCTGCCGGCCGGCCAACGCGAGCGCGCCGATGAAGCCCTGAAACGTCTGCTCGCGTTCGACGGCAAGCTCACCGCCAGCTCGGCAGATGCAGCCATTTACGGCGCCTTCCTGCATGAAAGCGCACGGCAGATCTTCCTCGACGAACTCGGCCCGGACACCAGCCCGGCCTGGAAAGCCCTGGTGGAAACCGCCAACACTTCCTACTCCGCGCAGGCCGACCATCTGCTCGGCCGCCCGGACAGTCCGTTCTGGGACGACATCCGCACCCCGCAGAAAGAAGACAAACCGGCCATTCTCGCGCGCAGCCTGGCCGCCAGTATCGAACTGCTGGAAAGCCGCCTGGGCAACGAACGGCGCAACTGGCAGTGGGGCAAGCTGCACACCTACGAATGGGTAACCGACACCACGCGCATGGCGCCGTACATGAGCGCCAGCCAACGTACCAGCATCAATGCACTGAAAGGTTATCTGGATCGCGGTCCCTACCCTGCTGGCGGCGACCACAGCACGCTGAACGTCTCGGCGTACGCCTGGGGCCAGGACTTCAATACCGCCCTGATCCCCGCCATGCGCATCGTCGTCGACTTCGCCGCCGACGAGCCGCTGGTCGGGGTCAACAGCTCCGGCCAATCGGGCAACCCGGCCAGCCCGCACTATGCCGACGGCATCGAGTCCTGGCTGAAAGGCGGCTACATGAGCTTCCCATTCAAGTCGCAGAATCTGGACAAGGTCTATGGCAACCAGCGCCTGCTGTTGATGCCGGGCAAGTGA
- a CDS encoding SEC-C metal-binding domain-containing protein yields the protein MSNQPHVHGPDCDHDHDHHDHGHVHGPHCNHAHQEPVRNALKDVGRNDPCPCGSQKKFKKCHGA from the coding sequence ATGAGTAACCAACCCCACGTCCACGGCCCTGACTGCGACCATGACCACGATCATCATGATCATGGTCATGTGCATGGCCCGCACTGCAATCACGCTCATCAGGAGCCGGTTCGCAACGCGCTGAAAGACGTCGGTCGCAACGATCCCTGCCCTTGCGGTAGCCAGAAGAAGTTCAAGAAGTGCCACGGCGCCTGA
- a CDS encoding DUF2489 domain-containing protein, translating to MSTLTLSLLLGLALIAALGLYALHLWRRVWAQQRAHKEATQARQERLGGDLAILASSLLDEQLPLIEGAIRIKVLLDNYDSSLSNDPRCQVFHQLFEATADVPTHTAWKALDKGDKRRFEQRFSELEQQHKVPAHTAARWLLDEGLKRAPANA from the coding sequence ATGAGCACTCTCACCCTCTCCCTGTTACTCGGTCTGGCGCTGATCGCAGCGCTAGGCCTCTATGCCCTGCACCTCTGGCGCCGTGTCTGGGCCCAGCAGCGAGCCCACAAGGAAGCGACTCAGGCACGCCAGGAAAGGCTCGGGGGAGACCTCGCTATCCTCGCCAGCAGCCTGCTGGATGAACAACTGCCGTTGATCGAAGGCGCCATTCGCATCAAGGTGCTGCTCGACAACTACGACAGCAGCCTGAGCAACGATCCTCGCTGCCAGGTGTTTCATCAGCTTTTCGAGGCGACAGCCGACGTTCCCACCCATACCGCCTGGAAGGCTCTGGACAAGGGCGACAAGCGACGCTTCGAGCAGCGCTTCAGCGAGTTGGAACAGCAGCACAAAGTCCCTGCCCATACCGCTGCACGCTGGCTTCTGGATGAAGGGCTCAAGCGCGCGCCCGCAAACGCCTGA